A window of Nitrospirota bacterium genomic DNA:
AAATACTTCAGGCGCATGAACATATAACACTTTATGTTAAGTCAAACAAACTGGCTGCTTAATTTTTTTTTGTGCGGTGACCGTGTATCGGTTTGGATTGGCGAAGTTACGGCTTCTTCCTTAAAAAATATGAAAATAAAGCCCGCCGATTTCCCGAAGGGTTTTTTACGCCAATCTGGTGTTATCTGTCGTTGCGGGCAGGGATTTCTTGATTTTTAGAAGGGTTAGTTTTTAGTGGCTGTGTTTTCTTCTATCCTGAATCTTGAAAGCTATTAGAAAAACAATCCCCGCCAATACTGCTATGCCAAGCATGATATAAAGTCCTTCCATAATTAATCCTCCTTGTCTTTTGGGGTTACAAAATATGACAATAACGCAAATAATACAAAAGCCAATCCGAGAGAAAAACCAATCGATGCAATAAACTTATCTGTCAATATACTCCCGATAACACCAGCCGTAAGCGTATATTTAGCTGCGTCTGCAAAGATATTTCCTATGACTTTTCTCCGCTCACGATTCACTGATTTATTATATCATACCTCTGCACTGTTTGTTTATGAAACATATATGCACTCTGTTATCTGTCCGTTGCAGACGGTCTTTAAATAGAACCGTCCCATTTATTCTTCCTTACCTTTGAGGGGCTTGCGAAAAAGGCCGCAAAATCCAGCAAAAGCCTTCATCGTATGCTCGGACCGCACGGCAATCCGCGGGCTGAAAATATCCTTCAAATTATTAAAATACTCCAGGCGCATGAACACATAACGCTTTATGTTAAGTCAAGCAAACTGGCTGCTTAATATTTTTTTGTATAGATTAACGTTCCCGTTGCAAAAGAAGCCCCGATGCTTTGGGGTTTGGACGGTGGTCTTTTCCGCTATGTTAGTTGTTGTTGCAGGCAAAATAATAAAGCGTCCTTTTTATCCTCGGATTATTTCAACTACCTTTTTAATGACTTCGGTAAGCTTTTCTATTTTAAGATTGCCGATTTTATATAGGACAATATGACTATCCGCAACACCTTTTACAAATTTTGCCATGCCTCATCCTCTTCCGGCTTAAGCCAATCTTTCTTGAGAGAGGATTCGCTTGCAATAGCAATATCAACCCTTTCCTTTATTATCTTTGTCTTTAGGAAGTGAACAAAATCTAAAACCTCATCAAGAAAAGACTCAGGGACTTGCTTAATCTCATCTATAAGAAGTTCCTTTTTACTCATGAGTTCCCTCCTTTTACTCGTTCTAAAACAATTATACCAAATTTCACTCTGTTGTTTTGCGTTTATTCATTAACAGCCGCTGCAGGCAGCTTTTAAATAGAACCGTCCCATTTTTATTTAAATTCGTAAACAGTAATCTTTCCAATTCCCTTTATATTTACAATAATTCCTGCTGAAAATGACATACCCCGTTTTTTACCTAATTGAGCAATAGGTGAAGCAACCAAGACCTGATCAGGCTTACAAATGTTTGCTAAACGAGCAGATATATTTATTGGCATCCCACTGAGATTTACTCCGTCATTAAGACAACTAACGTTCCCATGGTCAATCCCACATTTGAGATGTATGGGGTTATATTTCCCTCTTGTATTTGTGTTTTCTTCTGATAACTGACTTAATAGTTTTGATATAAAAAAGCAGGCATTAAAAATACTATCTTGGTCTTTAAAAATTATAAGAGCTCCATCTCCAAAAAAATTGGCGATGCGTCCACGCGTACGGTTTGCCACTGTGCTAATAGATTCCATTAATTCGTTTTTAATCTGGGTCATCCCTTTAATACCAATATCTTGTTCTATTTGTGTAGAACCCACCATATCGACTATCACTGTTGTTATTTCTGACATTTTCTTTACCTCCACGAATTTCGAGAAAATTGTATATAATACGTACACAAACTAAGAATAACTAATTTGCCTCTCAATACGCCTAATAGAACAGATTTATATATAAAATCTGGGACGGTTGTATTTTTTAACATTTTATTTCCCTCCTTTTACCTGTAATGAATGGCTAACGTCTGCGGCACAGACG
This region includes:
- a CDS encoding DUF2281 domain-containing protein, whose protein sequence is MSKKELLIDEIKQVPESFLDEVLDFVHFLKTKIIKERVDIAIASESSLKKDWLKPEEDEAWQNL
- a CDS encoding adenylate/guanylate cyclase domain-containing protein, with protein sequence MSEITTVIVDMVGSTQIEQDIGIKGMTQIKNELMESISTVANRTRGRIANFFGDGALIIFKDQDSIFNACFFISKLLSQLSEENTNTRGKYNPIHLKCGIDHGNVSCLNDGVNLSGMPINISARLANICKPDQVLVASPIAQLGKKRGMSFSAGIIVNIKGIGKITVYEFK